The proteins below are encoded in one region of Alkalinema sp. FACHB-956:
- a CDS encoding CoA-binding protein, whose amino-acid sequence MIFSPTSQVIIQGITEPLGMTYAPLMKTYGTHIIAGVSPGYGGSTVADIPIYDMVEQIPTIARGISTTVICTHPYAALDAALEAIRAGIRQIILISQGIPPLDMVHLVRQAEATETLVVGPNGPGVIVPGQLLLGIHPPDFYMPGNVGLITRNGPLTYEIARTLTRAGIGQSIGVSIGCDAIVGSTFPQWLQILEEDDQTEAIVLVGEIGGDSEERAAHYISEAIDKPVVAYIAGHTAPRNRRIGHAGAIIESKTFDFGPDIGTAESKVAAFKRAGVPVAERPSQIPDLVHKLLKRSPSKLQAS is encoded by the coding sequence ATGATTTTTTCGCCCACTAGCCAAGTCATTATTCAAGGGATCACAGAACCCCTAGGAATGACCTATGCTCCGTTAATGAAAACCTACGGCACTCATATTATTGCAGGGGTGAGTCCGGGGTATGGAGGCAGCACAGTGGCCGATATTCCGATTTACGACATGGTTGAACAAATTCCCACGATCGCGCGGGGCATCTCAACCACAGTTATCTGCACCCATCCCTATGCAGCCTTGGATGCGGCGCTGGAGGCCATTCGAGCTGGCATTCGGCAAATTATTCTCATTAGCCAAGGGATTCCGCCCCTAGATATGGTGCATCTTGTGCGCCAAGCGGAGGCAACGGAAACGTTGGTGGTTGGCCCCAATGGCCCTGGAGTGATTGTGCCAGGACAGTTATTGTTGGGCATTCATCCCCCCGATTTCTACATGCCAGGGAATGTAGGATTAATCACCCGCAATGGCCCCCTAACCTATGAAATTGCCCGCACCTTAACCAGGGCGGGGATTGGACAGTCGATCGGGGTCAGTATTGGCTGTGATGCGATCGTGGGTTCCACGTTTCCCCAATGGCTACAAATTCTGGAGGAAGACGACCAAACGGAGGCGATCGTTTTAGTGGGAGAGATTGGCGGCGATAGTGAAGAACGGGCAGCCCACTATATTTCAGAGGCGATCGATAAGCCCGTTGTCGCTTACATTGCTGGTCACACTGCTCCGCGTAATCGTCGAATTGGCCATGCAGGGGCCATTATTGAATCCAAAACCTTCGACTTTGGCCCAGATATTGGGACAGCAGAAAGTAAAGTAGCGGCCTTCAAGCGGGCGGGAGTTCCCGTGGCCGAGCGTCCCTCCCAAATTCCTGATTTGGTGCATAAATTGCTGAAGCGATCGCCTTCAAAACTCCAAGCCTCATGA
- the hrcA gene encoding heat-inducible transcriptional repressor HrcA → MSIQVTLNNRQQQVLWATVRHYVATAEPVGSEVLVKEYKMSVSSATIRNAMGFLEKAGLLYQPHTSAGRVPSDSGYRLYVDHLMQPMPQMTPQVERLLADRLQASNWSAEAVLKGAAQILATLSGYITLITTPLTHNLELRHLQLVQVDPKRVMLILVTDTYETQSVLMDLPESPEPEDAELLEQELQVLSNFLNDRLRGKTLVDVQAVDWRELGQEFERYGSLLTAIVQEVDQRLAQGAAPTQILISGLAEVLRQPEFSELQQLQTILQLLEEGQQQLVPLIFDRPQGGDLQASRDRRVMVRIGAENPLEPIRSCTLISSTYHRGNIPVGSIGVLGPTRMDYDNAIALVEATADYLSERLS, encoded by the coding sequence ATGTCTATTCAAGTCACCCTTAACAACCGCCAGCAGCAGGTTCTTTGGGCTACGGTACGACACTATGTTGCCACCGCAGAACCCGTCGGATCAGAAGTACTGGTTAAAGAATATAAGATGAGTGTGAGTTCCGCGACGATTCGGAATGCCATGGGGTTTTTGGAGAAAGCGGGCCTGTTGTATCAGCCCCATACCTCGGCGGGCAGAGTTCCGTCGGATTCGGGCTATCGATTGTATGTGGATCATTTGATGCAGCCCATGCCACAGATGACGCCCCAGGTAGAACGATTGTTGGCCGATCGCTTGCAGGCAAGCAACTGGAGCGCAGAAGCTGTTTTAAAAGGTGCTGCACAAATTCTTGCAACTTTGAGTGGCTACATCACCCTGATTACGACCCCGCTCACCCACAATTTGGAGCTGCGCCATTTGCAACTGGTGCAAGTTGACCCCAAGCGAGTGATGCTAATTCTGGTGACAGATACCTATGAAACGCAGTCGGTGCTGATGGATTTGCCGGAATCGCCGGAGCCGGAAGATGCGGAATTGTTGGAGCAGGAATTACAGGTGTTGTCCAACTTTTTGAACGATCGCCTCCGAGGCAAAACGTTAGTGGATGTGCAGGCCGTGGACTGGCGGGAACTGGGACAGGAATTTGAGCGGTATGGTAGCTTGCTGACCGCGATCGTCCAGGAAGTGGATCAACGGCTGGCTCAGGGGGCTGCGCCCACTCAGATTTTGATTAGCGGCTTGGCAGAAGTGCTGCGGCAACCGGAGTTTTCCGAGTTGCAACAGTTACAAACCATTTTGCAATTATTAGAAGAAGGGCAACAGCAACTGGTGCCTTTGATTTTCGATCGACCCCAAGGTGGCGATTTACAAGCCTCCCGCGATCGACGGGTGATGGTGCGCATTGGTGCAGAAAATCCCCTTGAACCGATTCGTTCCTGCACACTCATTTCCTCCACCTACCATCGCGGCAACATTCCTGTGGGGAGTATTGGCGTTTTAGGCCCCACCCGAATGGACTACGACAACGCGATCGCGCTAGTGGAAGCAACCGCAGATTACCTCTCGGAACGCCTCAGTTAA
- a CDS encoding rhodanese-like domain-containing protein has product MFQPTLPSISVEELAQQLANMPDSLQLVDVREPEELAIAQLPNSISLPLSQYEVWSRDIHSRLDADQAIVVLCHHGMRSAQMCQWLMGQGFTQVKNITGGIDAYSVLIDPSIPRY; this is encoded by the coding sequence ATGTTTCAACCCACTCTGCCCAGCATTAGTGTTGAAGAACTGGCTCAACAATTGGCCAATATGCCGGATTCCTTGCAACTCGTGGATGTCCGTGAGCCGGAAGAACTGGCGATCGCGCAGTTACCGAATAGCATCAGTCTCCCCTTAAGCCAGTACGAAGTCTGGTCGCGGGATATTCACAGTCGTCTGGATGCGGATCAAGCCATTGTGGTGTTGTGTCATCACGGTATGAGATCGGCCCAGATGTGCCAATGGCTGATGGGACAGGGATTTACGCAAGTGAAGAATATTACTGGGGGGATTGACGCTTACTCCGTATTGATCGATCCGTCGATTCCTCGCTACTAG
- a CDS encoding GspE/PulE family protein → MKATSLSVWKQLKQRAITVDEALELLIDRDGNVIFELLDGEVSDRFMRQFADRQSLPTVIPLLLWRNCYYLGCPKALSQAELRAIGERTLTEIKVIPVAEKSYRTWYHLAHLDRNTISAVPLVNPLTGEREQEDIGQITELHLSRAEDQIGRIKTIISGALRNRASDIHLEPTAEGLRVRYRIDGILRDITTLPPEISRRAIVALKVMSSMDIAESRRPQDARIGESYASGEQNEMGLDMRVSTLPCVGGEKAVIRLLPRENPFSGMDELGFTPHTLEIYQSWLKQPQGMVIFTGPTGSGKTSTLYTSLQTIATEYVNVVTVEDPVEYVLPRITQTQVHEAAGMTFAAGLRSILRQDPDIIMVGEIRDHETAETAVRAALTGHLVLTTLHTNDATSAIPRLKDIGPDPGLLSDALLGVVAQRLVRKVCPHCAEPYTPTDKELTILGITREEAQAHNWMKGKGCARCFNSGHLGREAIIELLNIDDTVRQIIYEGTMTQLHGYLAESNFESFRMAAIAKVNAGVTTVDEILRVLPHSALARRKTVRPPAHIPPTHIKVINQQAI, encoded by the coding sequence ATGAAAGCAACTAGCCTCTCTGTTTGGAAACAACTCAAACAACGCGCAATTACCGTTGATGAAGCCCTAGAGTTGTTGATCGATCGCGACGGAAATGTCATCTTTGAGCTCCTCGACGGGGAAGTCAGCGATCGCTTCATGCGGCAATTTGCCGATCGCCAATCCCTGCCAACGGTGATTCCGCTACTGCTATGGCGGAATTGTTACTACCTGGGCTGCCCCAAAGCGCTCTCTCAAGCAGAACTACGGGCGATCGGCGAACGCACGCTAACAGAGATTAAGGTGATTCCAGTTGCTGAAAAAAGTTATCGCACTTGGTATCACTTGGCCCATCTGGATCGCAATACGATCAGTGCTGTGCCGTTGGTGAATCCTTTAACTGGAGAGCGGGAGCAGGAAGACATTGGTCAGATCACCGAACTGCATCTCTCCCGTGCCGAAGATCAGATTGGCCGCATTAAAACGATTATTTCGGGGGCCTTGCGCAACCGAGCCAGTGACATTCACTTGGAGCCTACGGCGGAAGGGTTACGAGTGCGCTATCGGATTGATGGCATTCTGCGAGACATTACCACCCTGCCCCCCGAAATTAGCCGACGGGCGATCGTCGCGCTCAAAGTAATGTCCAGTATGGATATTGCGGAGAGCCGCCGTCCCCAGGATGCTCGGATCGGCGAAAGCTACGCCTCCGGTGAGCAAAATGAAATGGGGCTGGACATGCGGGTGAGTACTTTGCCCTGTGTCGGTGGGGAAAAAGCCGTGATCCGGTTGCTGCCCCGCGAAAACCCCTTTTCGGGTATGGATGAGTTAGGATTTACGCCCCATACGTTGGAAATTTACCAATCCTGGCTGAAGCAACCCCAAGGAATGGTGATCTTCACTGGCCCAACCGGGTCTGGGAAAACCAGTACGCTCTACACCAGCTTGCAGACGATCGCCACGGAATATGTCAACGTGGTGACGGTGGAGGATCCCGTAGAGTACGTTTTACCCCGGATTACCCAAACCCAAGTCCATGAAGCCGCAGGCATGACCTTTGCAGCAGGGCTGCGATCGATTCTGCGGCAGGATCCGGACATCATTATGGTGGGGGAAATTCGTGATCATGAAACCGCAGAAACCGCTGTACGTGCAGCCTTAACAGGTCACCTAGTACTGACCACCCTGCACACCAATGATGCCACCAGTGCGATTCCTCGTTTGAAGGATATTGGGCCGGATCCTGGGTTGCTGAGTGATGCCTTGTTAGGCGTGGTAGCCCAACGGTTGGTGCGCAAGGTCTGCCCCCATTGTGCTGAACCCTATACCCCGACCGACAAAGAATTGACGATTTTGGGCATTACCCGTGAAGAAGCCCAAGCCCACAATTGGATGAAGGGGAAAGGTTGTGCACGGTGTTTCAACTCCGGACATTTGGGTCGGGAAGCCATCATTGAACTGCTGAATATCGACGACACGGTGCGACAGATTATCTATGAAGGCACCATGACCCAACTCCATGGATATTTAGCGGAGAGTAATTTTGAATCCTTCCGCATGGCCGCGATCGCGAAAGTTAACGCAGGGGTGACAACGGTGGATGAAATTTTGCGGGTATTGCCCCACAGTGCCCTTGCCCGCCGAAAAACCGTCCGCCCACCCGCCCACATTCCGCCCACCCATATCAAGGTGATTAATCAACAAGCGATTTAG
- a CDS encoding DUF3352 domain-containing protein, whose protein sequence is MKRQSLFSALTLVVAIPLLVVLLGFGWMLSQGAFGGGGRGATSEPTAMIFIPKNAPAMVSLLGTPDRLATVRQALVPANLKKQARQEFEVFRDSLLGSSDAQYDQAIKPWLGNEITAAITNLDVDRDTETGNQVGYLLALTTKNTQRSREFLQLFWQQRAVSPQDLVLEQYQGTQIIYGKVKQTNQDVPLTLASAVVGDRFVLFANSPKVLRNAINNVQAPDLNLANSPDYQRAISHLPPQRIGLAYLNLPQFAAALGDRTILNQLDTLTGKESVTYQGMAIGLSANRQGLVADVALVPTQPSDRTEVATLSQPIAALQYLPTNSQFIAAGTQLQATWQGILAGTKGYAKLSDWIQKPIQSLESRWHLTLTNDILNWVKGEYAFALLPNKTAKAAQPDWILMVDRSDETALQQGIQHLNELAKQQGLTPGKIQLGQRTVDAWTQLASTPTIPADRGSSSTDLTLTERNLQVQVAGVHTAIDHYEVFAPSIEILDTVLQNNSSASTVTSRFKGLNTPNNGYLQVSWPTLQAQLEQDLPGFKLLELTAQPLLGNLQALKLSGYGQQEGITTGGLLLEFR, encoded by the coding sequence ATGAAACGTCAATCACTGTTTTCTGCTCTAACTCTTGTTGTCGCAATTCCCCTCTTGGTTGTCTTGTTGGGATTCGGTTGGATGTTATCCCAGGGGGCGTTTGGGGGGGGGGGCAGAGGGGCGACCTCTGAACCGACTGCCATGATCTTTATTCCCAAAAACGCTCCGGCTATGGTCTCCCTCTTGGGGACGCCCGATCGCTTGGCTACTGTCCGCCAAGCCTTAGTGCCTGCAAACCTGAAAAAACAAGCTCGCCAAGAATTTGAAGTATTTCGGGATAGCTTATTGGGTTCCAGCGATGCGCAATACGACCAAGCGATTAAACCCTGGCTAGGGAATGAGATTACGGCGGCCATCACGAATCTGGATGTCGATCGGGATACAGAAACGGGCAATCAGGTTGGCTATCTTCTCGCACTCACGACCAAAAATACGCAACGATCGCGGGAGTTTCTGCAATTGTTTTGGCAGCAGCGTGCCGTTTCTCCCCAAGATTTGGTGTTAGAGCAATACCAAGGTACGCAAATTATTTACGGTAAAGTCAAGCAAACCAATCAAGACGTTCCGTTGACGCTGGCTAGTGCGGTCGTGGGCGATCGCTTTGTCCTATTTGCCAACAGTCCTAAGGTGTTGCGCAATGCAATTAATAATGTCCAAGCGCCTGATCTAAACTTGGCGAACTCGCCGGATTATCAACGGGCCATCAGCCATTTGCCGCCGCAACGAATTGGGCTCGCCTACCTCAACCTGCCCCAATTTGCAGCAGCCCTGGGCGATCGCACCATTCTGAATCAGTTGGATACGCTCACGGGTAAGGAGTCTGTCACTTACCAAGGCATGGCGATTGGGTTATCGGCTAACCGCCAAGGCTTAGTGGCTGATGTTGCTCTCGTCCCCACCCAGCCCAGCGATCGCACAGAAGTTGCTACCTTGTCCCAACCGATCGCGGCCCTCCAGTACTTACCCACCAATAGCCAGTTCATTGCAGCTGGAACTCAGCTTCAGGCCACTTGGCAGGGCATTCTTGCAGGAACGAAAGGGTATGCTAAACTTTCCGATTGGATCCAAAAGCCGATTCAATCCCTAGAATCCCGCTGGCATCTGACACTGACCAATGACATCCTCAACTGGGTCAAGGGGGAATATGCCTTTGCCCTTCTCCCCAACAAAACCGCTAAAGCCGCTCAGCCCGATTGGATTTTGATGGTCGATCGGAGTGACGAGACAGCCCTACAGCAGGGAATTCAGCACCTTAATGAGCTAGCTAAACAGCAGGGTCTGACCCCAGGAAAAATCCAGCTGGGGCAGCGGACTGTGGATGCTTGGACTCAGTTAGCATCGACGCCCACCATTCCAGCCGATCGTGGGTCTAGCTCGACCGATCTCACCCTCACCGAGCGTAACTTACAAGTCCAGGTGGCTGGGGTACACACCGCGATCGATCACTATGAAGTCTTTGCCCCTTCGATCGAAATCCTAGACACCGTTCTTCAAAACAATTCATCCGCTTCCACGGTTACCAGTCGCTTCAAAGGACTGAATACACCCAACAACGGCTATTTGCAGGTTAGCTGGCCGACCCTACAAGCCCAATTGGAGCAAGACTTACCAGGATTTAAGCTGCTGGAGTTGACAGCCCAGCCACTCCTAGGGAACCTGCAAGCACTGAAGCTCAGCGGTTACGGTCAGCAAGAGGGCATTACCACCGGGGGGCTACTTTTAGAATTCCGCTAG
- a CDS encoding HEAT repeat domain-containing protein, which produces MLFSLEQISSRLESPSVKDRKLALAALREVPPEDAVPLIKKVLHDENQQVRSMAVFSLGLKPTDECLPILVEVLQTEADYGVRADAAGALGYLEDVRAFEPLVRAFYEDTQWLVRFSAAVALGNLKDPRARDVLVKALDSPEVVLHQAAIAALGEIRAIDAVDEILRFAQAEDWLVRQRLAEALGNLPTEKSLSALKYLAKDSNPSVVEAACLAQQRLESLA; this is translated from the coding sequence TCTCTCGAGCAGATTTCTAGTCGGTTAGAAAGTCCCAGTGTCAAAGATCGAAAATTAGCACTGGCTGCGCTAAGAGAGGTGCCTCCTGAGGATGCGGTTCCTTTAATTAAAAAGGTATTGCATGACGAAAACCAGCAGGTGCGATCGATGGCGGTGTTTTCTCTGGGGCTGAAGCCGACGGATGAATGCCTGCCCATTTTGGTAGAAGTCTTGCAAACAGAAGCAGACTATGGCGTCAGAGCCGATGCGGCGGGTGCGCTCGGGTATCTTGAAGATGTCCGAGCCTTTGAACCTTTGGTTCGAGCCTTCTATGAAGATACGCAATGGCTGGTTCGATTTAGTGCAGCAGTGGCATTGGGCAATCTCAAGGATCCTCGAGCTAGGGATGTGTTGGTAAAGGCTTTGGACAGCCCAGAAGTTGTCCTACACCAGGCCGCGATCGCAGCCCTCGGGGAAATTCGAGCCATTGATGCGGTGGATGAAATTCTGCGGTTTGCCCAAGCGGAGGACTGGTTGGTGCGGCAACGGCTGGCAGAAGCACTCGGTAATCTGCCGACAGAAAAAAGTTTATCCGCGTTGAAATATTTAGCAAAAGACAGTAACCCCAGTGTGGTTGAAGCGGCTTGCTTAGCACAGCAACGCTTGGAGTCGTTGGCCTAA